The DNA window GTTGCCCTATTTGCTAATGATTGTCATGAGTATTTGCGTTAGGGAACAAAGGTCAACCATGGGGAAACTCCTGATAACGCGTGAAGTACACCCTAAGCCTTTGATTGGAAATCATATTTATCGCGAATCCCCTTTTTGAGGGAAAGATGAGGGAAATCACCAGCTTGATCTGCTAATGCAAGTGCTAACAGTTAGCATCTTGGCGTCCTTCGCGGACGGGTGAAGCGGCGCCGTGTTGAGCCGGTGTCGGAGGGACGCATCATGAACAAGCTTGTCCGTGGCGATGATTTTGTCGGCCCGGCCGTGAGATCCATGTCCGAGACCATCGCCATCGACTCGCGCAGTTCCTTCACCCGCATGCTTGAGACGCTATTCGTACGTTGGCGCCGCCACTTCGGTTGGATCCAAGTGCTGATGTTTGGCGTCTTTCTGGTGGTGATCGGCCTGCCGGTCGTGCTGCCAGATCCCCCGGCCGAAAGCGGCATTCTCACCAATCCATCGCTGTTTCTGCGCTATCTCTTGTGGGGAATCTGGTTCCCGCTGGTTTTCCTTTCGGTCATCGCTCTCGGACGTCTATGGTGCGGTACGCTGTGTCCGATGGGCGCCGCCTCAGAGCTTGCCAACAAATACGGGCTGCAACGCGCCATTCCCGGTTGGATCAAGTGGGAGGGCACGCCAGCTCTCAGCTTCATCATCATGACGCTCTATGGCCAGACCATCGGCGTTCGTGACCATCCTGAAGCGGCGGCCGGCCTATTTGGCGGCACCATGTTGCTCGCCATTGCCATCGGCGGGCTCTACGGCCGCAACAAGCGCGTCTGGTGTCGTCACCTCTGCCCGATCGGCCGCGTGCTGGGCCTTTACTCCCGGCTTGGCGCGGTGCAGTTCACCCCGAAGGTACGGCTCAGCGGCGGCGACGCCTACACCGAGCGCGGCGCCTGCCCGACCATGATCGATCTGCCTCGAAAGTGCGAGAGCCGCCACTGCATCGAATGCTTCCGTTGCGTCAATCCGAAGGCGGCTGGCAGCATGCGCCTCGAGCTGCGTCGGCCCGGTATCGAGGTGGAAGAGATCCGTGACCATCGCGCCAACCCGGCCGAGGCCTGGTTCCTGTTCCTCGATACCGGCGTGGCGCTGGGCGGCTTCCTGTGGCTGGTGTTGCCGCAGTATCAGTCGATCCGCCAGAGCCTGGGAGTCTGGGCGGTTCAGAATCATATCGACTGGATCACCCGCATTGGTCCGTCCTGGCTGATGAGTGTGCATCCAGCCCGTGCCGAAACTTTCATGTGGCTGGACTTCATCATGATCGTCGGCTTCATGCTCGGGACAATGGCGCTGCTCACCGCCGTCCTCGCCAGCCTCACCACCGTTGGCGCGGTGATCGCCCGTCGGCTCGGCTCCGACGGCAGCTTTGGCCAAGTGTTTACCGAACTCGGTTACCAGTATGCGCCGGTAGCGCTGATGAGCCTCATCATTGGCCTCGGGGCCGAACTTCTTACTCCATTGCGCTACACGTTTGTCGGCATGGAGGGTGTGCACGTCATCCGGGGCGGCTTGTTCCTGATCGGCGTCGTCTGGAGCATCTGGCTCGGAGACCGCATTCTGCGACGGCAGGGTTTACCGTTGGCTAAGCGCTGGATGCCGCTCGTCCCAGGCGTCGCCGGCAGCCTGTTCGTTGGCTTCGGCTGGTGGCCGGCCATCTTCGGGCTCTGACCCCGTTCGTACAATACTCATCCCTAGAATCACCAAGGTCGCGGACGATCGAAACCGATCGTCCGCGACCTTTATCATTGCCTTTTCCGCGCTGATGAAAGACGTTCGTTCTCAAATCGCTACAATTGTATACTTGGTTACAATTGCTATTCGGCTTAGCGTTGACTTATTGAAACGCGAGAAACTATTCGTCCACTCAGAAACGACACTGACAACCTATTTCCGCGGTGTTTTCATCGCGGAATTCACGGCTGGAGCAGCGAAGAAACATGCGCAACATCGGAAAAAGCGGCGGCGTGCTGCTCGTGCTGACCCTTATGGCCGCCTGCCAGCCGAACAGCCAATCCGGGCCGCCGCCGGCCGGCAAGGCCGAGGTCGGCTATGTGACGCTCCAGCCGACGTCGGTACCGCGCACCGTCGAGCTGCCAGGTCGCATCGTGGCGCTGGCAACGGCTGAGATCCGGCCTCAGGTCGCCGGCATCGTCCGCAACGTCGCTTTCAAAGAAGGCAGCGTGGTCAAGGCCGGCGACGTGCTTTACGAGCTCGACGACGCCAAGTTCAAGGCCGCTTACGACGCAGCAGCTGCCACCGTGAAAAAGACGGAGGCGGCCACCTTCGGCGCCCAGACAGCTTTCGATCGCAACGAGAAACTCGTGGAAAGCAATGCGGTCTCTACCCAGACGGTCGACGACGCCCGATCGACTCTCTTACAGGACCAGGCCTCCGAGGAGGCAGCGAAGGCCGATCTCGAAACAGCGCGCATCAATCTAGAGCACACCACCATCCGTGCACCGATCGGTGGGATTATCGGCGTGTCGGCGGTCAGCGTCGGTGCGCTGGTTACCGAGAATCAGACTGATGTGCTGGCTACCATCCGCCAGATCGATCCGATCAATGTCGACCTCGTCGATACCAGCGCCAATCTCCTGCGCATCCGTGACGAGGTGAACACCGGGCAGGCGGGGTCGGGGCGTAAACTCGACACGCCGGCGGCCGTAACGCTAAAGCTCGAAAATGGTAAGCCCTATGGCACGGCCGGCACCCTCTCGCTGGCCGAGATCGTGGTGAGCGAGAGCACGGGCACCTTCAACCTCCGCGCCACCTTCCCCAACAGCCAGCGGGTGCTGCTGCCGGGCATGTTTGTCGAGGCCACCATTGATCTCGGCACGCTCAACGGCGCCTTCCTGCTGCCGCAGCTGGCGGTAACGCGCGGCGACGACGGCGTCGCCACGATTTACGTGATCTCGGCCGACAATAAAGCGGAGGCCAAGAGCGTCACCACCGTCGGCACTTCGGGCAATAGTTGGATCGTTACCGACGGGGTCTCGGCCGGCGACCGGCTGATTGTCGACGGCTTCCAGAAATTCTCTGACGGCGCCGAGGTGGTGCCGGTCGAGACGACCATCGGCGACGACGGCGTGGTCAAACAGACTTTGAAGACGGAGAACGGCAAATGAGCCTCTCCTCGCCACGCAACGCGCTTGCCAGTTTTTTCATCGCCCGACCTGTGTTCGCCATCGTACTGGCCATCGCCACGTTGCTGGCCGGCATCATGGGCATCTACTCGCTGTCGATTTCGCAATATCCCGACATCGCGCCGGTGTCGGTGAGCGTTTCCGCCACCTATACCGGAGCGACCGCCGAGGCGGTCGAAAACTCGGTCACCAAAAAGATCGAGAGCGCCATGACCGGGCTCGACAGCCTGCTCTATATGGCCTCCTCGTCGACCACCGGCAGCTCCTCAATCGAGCTCACCTTCGCCAACGGCATCGATCCCGAACTGGCACAGGTCGAGGTGCAGAACAAACTATCGCGTGTCGAGTCGCAATTGCCGACCGCCGTGCAGGACAACGGCATCACCGTCAGCCGGTCGGCGTCCGGCATCCTGATGATCGGAAATATCATCTCGCGCGATGGCCGCTACACGTCGGATCAGCTGTCGGACATCATGTCCAGCCAGATCGAGGATCGCATCAAGCGACTCGACGGCGTCGGCGCCGTGAAGTCCTTTGGCTCGGGTTATGCCATGCGGATTTGGCTCGATCCCGCGGCGTTGTTGAAATACCAGCTGTTGCCAAGCGACGTGACCGACGCCGTCAAGGCCCAGAATGCCCAGGTCGCCGCCGGCTCGATCGGCGCGGTTCCAGCCAGCAAGGGCCAGCAGCTCAAGGCCAGCATCCTTGCTCAGTCGCAGATGACCTCGGTCGATGAATTCAAGCGCATCATCCTGAAGACCACCGCTGACGGTTCGGTGGTCCGCCTTTCCGACGTAGCACGCGTCGAAGTCGGTCTTGAGACCTACGGCCAGCAGTCGAGCTTCAACGGCATGCCGTCCGCCGGCTTCGGCGTGCAGCTCGCCTCAGGCGCCAATGCCATCGACACGGCCAACCTCGTTCACGCTGAACTCGACAGCCTCAAGGATTCGCTGCCCCAGGGCGTGGAAATCGCCTATTCCTACGAGACAACTCCCTTCGTCGAACTATCGATCGAGAAGGTGGTGGAGACGCTGATCGAGGCAATCATTCTCGTATTCCTGGTGCTGCTACTCTTCCTGCAGAACATCCGCGCCACGCTGATCCCGATGATCGCTGTGCCGGTGGTGCTGCTCGGCACCTTCGGCGTCCTTGCCGCGCTCGGCTACTCGATCAACATGCTGACCATGTTCGCCATGGTGCTGGCGATCGGCCTCCTTGTCGACGACGCCATTGTCGTCGTCGAAAACGTCGAGCGCGTCATGCGCGAGGAGAAGCTGTCACCGCGCGAGGCGACCGAGAAATCGATGGGCGAAATTACCAGCGCCCTGATCGGCATCGCACTGGTGCTGACCGCTGTGTTCATTCCCATGGCCTTCTTTTCCGGCTCGGTCGGGGTTATCTATCGCCAGTTCTCGGTCACGATTGCCAGCGCCATGCTGCTTTCCGTGCTCGTCGCCATCATTCTGACGCCCACCCTTTCGGCACTGATGCTGAAACCGAGCCATGACGGGGTTCTTCATCGTTGGCTCGGCTGGTTCGACCGGGGCTTTACGCGATTGACAGGCGGCTACTCCCGCACCGTCGGCCGACTGGTGGTGAGGCCTGTCCGGATGTTTGCCGTTTTCCTCGCGTTGATCGCCAGCGCCTATGTCCTCTACACTAGGCTGCCGACCTCCTTCCTGCCGGAAGAGGACCAGGGCGTCTTGATGACCATGATCACCCTACCGGCCAGCGCCAACGCCGCCCGTACCCAGGCGGTAATCGACAAGGTGCAGGACTACTATTTCAACGAGGAAAAAGACGCGGTCCAGAGCGTATTCATGACCCTCGGTTTCAGTTTTTCCGATAGCGGCGAGAATACGGCCATGGGCTTCGTCCGCCTCAAGGATTTCGACCAGCGGACCGACAGCCGCCTTTCGGCGAGCGCCGTTGCCGCCCGCGCCTCGGCAAAGTTCAGGGCGATCCGCGATGCCGAGGTGTTTGTGGTGGCGCCGCCGGCCATCCAAGGCCTCGGCCAGACCAGCGGCTTCTCAATGTATTTGCAGGACAGCGGCAATAAGGGCCGCACCGCCCTTAGCGATGCCGCCAATACCTTGGCCGACAAGGCTATGAACAACACATCGATCGCAAATATCCGCGGAAATACACGCACACTGGAGTCCCAGCTGAAAGTCAATATCGATCAGCACAAGGCCGGCGCGCTCGGCATTGATCTTTCCGGCATCAACAACCTGATCACCACCGTCTTCGCCGGCTCCAATGTCAATGACTTCGTCTATCATGGCGATATCAAGCCGGTTTACGTGCAAGGCGATACGCCGTTCCGCATGCAGCCGGGCGACATCGACCGCTGGTACGCCAGGAATAAAAGCGACGAGATGGTGCCGTTTTCAGCTTTTGCCAGCACCGCATGGGTGAAGGGCTCGCCGTCGCTCGCCCGCTTCAACGGCACGGCGGCTGTCGCCCTCGATGGCACAGCGGCGAGCGGTGTCAGCTCCGGTGACGCCATGACGGAGGCGGAAACGTTAGTGGCAGATCTCGGAGGCGGCTTTTCGGCGGCCTGGTCGGGCCTTTCCTACCAGGAACGCCTAGCCGGCTCGCAGGAGATATTGCTCTACGCGGTATCGCTGGTAGTCGTCTTCCTGTGCCTTGCGGCACTCTACGAGAGCTGGTCGATCCCCTTCTCGGTGCTGCTGGCGGTACCGGTGGGCGTGTTCGGCGCGCTTGCCTTCGCCGAGCTGTTTGGCCAGTCGAACGACGTCTATTTCAAGGTCGGTCTGCTCACCACCATCGGCCTCACCGCCAAGAACGCCATCCTGATCATTGAGTTCGCCAAGAACTTGATGGAACGCGGTGCTGGCCCGGTCGACGCCGTCGTCGAAGCGGCGCGTCTGCGCCTCAGGCCGATCATCATGACCTCACTCGCCTTCGTGCTGGGCGTGACACCGCTCGCCCGCGCCACCGGGGCCGGGTCGGCGGCGCAGAATGCCATCGGCATCGGCGTCATGGGCGGCATGATTGCTGCAACGCTGCTCGGCGTGTTTTTCGTTCCGCTGTTTTTCGTCAGCATCCAGCGGATCAGTGGTGGCAGGCCCAAGCCATCGGCATCTGTCGAGCACTCTGAATCAATGTGAGGCAGGGGCTTGCGTCGCTCGAGGCCAATGGCTCAGGCCTCGGCGCGCGAACGCCAAAGCTCAAAAGCAAAGCGGGCGCGGACACCAATGTCGAGCGCCGGCCGTGGCGGGATCCAGGCCGGCCCCGATACCGCTTCGATATCTTCGATCAGCGGATTTCTCACGCCTAGCGCCTTGTCCGCCAGAAGTAGGCCGCCGATGGTGCCTTTGGTCATGCCAACGGCGTTCTGGCAGACGGAAGCCCAGACGCCCGGCGCCACCTCTCCGAAGCCGGGTGCGCCGTTCCGCGACAGGCATATGTAGCCGGTCCAGGTGTGGGCGATGGTGACATCGGAGAGTTCGTGGAAGCGCTGGTCGAACAGACGCTTGTGATGCAGCGCCACGCGCGCCCGCTCTTCGTCGCTCGCGCGAAGGTCCGGCCGGAAGCTGACGTTCTGGCGGACAAGAATCCGGTTATCCGCGGTCCGGCGCATGGTGATGCCGGCGAAGGCGTTGGCTGGTGTTAGCCCCCAACGTGCGCGCCCCTTCAGCTTGGCGATTTCAGCAACGCTTAAGGGTCTGGTCAAGCTGGCATGGGCCGCGAAGCTGAGGAGACGGTGCCGAAAATAACCGAACCGGTCGGCAAAACCGTTGACGGCAATCACTACCTGTCGCGCCTTCACCTCGCCTTTGGGTGTCACGAGGCGCGATGGCACCCCCGGTTCGAAACGGACCACTGGCGTGTTCTCACAAAGCGTCACGTTGCCCGGCAAGGTGTCCGCCAGACCACGCGACAGCGCCGCCGGATTGACGAGATAGCCACCGGGCGTAAACACGGCCGCCGTGTAATAGTCGGTACCGATTTCATCGGCGAGCGCCCTCCGGTCAACCCAGCGGTGCTCTCCACCCGACCGCGAGAGCTCGGCGACGAGCGGCTTCAACACGGACTGCACCGCCCTTTCCGATACCGCCGCATGATAGCGGCCGTCACGCGACCAGTCACAGGCGATGCCGTGCGTTCGGATGGTCTCGTCAAGGTGGTCAATGGCCGCCCGGTATAGGCGCTTGTAGCGAGCGGACTCTTCCAGTTCAGCCAGCGAAGAGGTGACGTTGTGGGGCAGGTCGATGGCAAAGCCAGCATTACGTCCCTGCGCGCCCTCGCCGGCCGCGCCGGCTTCCAGAACGATGACGCTATCACCCGGCCGATGTTCGGCCAGGCGTCGGGCGGCGGCAAGGCCGGCGTAACCGGCCCCGATGATGGCCCAGTCGGCGGTGATCGTCGCGACGAGCGGCGGCCTCGGCGTGCGCGGTGGCAGGACCGCCGACCAGCCATTGGTGGTGTCGTTTTCCGGAAGTAGCCTGATGGCAACCATAATGCCCTCGTTTTAGCC is part of the Pleomorphomonas sp. PLEO genome and encodes:
- a CDS encoding NAD(P)/FAD-dependent oxidoreductase; amino-acid sequence: MVAIRLLPENDTTNGWSAVLPPRTPRPPLVATITADWAIIGAGYAGLAAARRLAEHRPGDSVIVLEAGAAGEGAQGRNAGFAIDLPHNVTSSLAELEESARYKRLYRAAIDHLDETIRTHGIACDWSRDGRYHAAVSERAVQSVLKPLVAELSRSGGEHRWVDRRALADEIGTDYYTAAVFTPGGYLVNPAALSRGLADTLPGNVTLCENTPVVRFEPGVPSRLVTPKGEVKARQVVIAVNGFADRFGYFRHRLLSFAAHASLTRPLSVAEIAKLKGRARWGLTPANAFAGITMRRTADNRILVRQNVSFRPDLRASDEERARVALHHKRLFDQRFHELSDVTIAHTWTGYICLSRNGAPGFGEVAPGVWASVCQNAVGMTKGTIGGLLLADKALGVRNPLIEDIEAVSGPAWIPPRPALDIGVRARFAFELWRSRAEA
- a CDS encoding efflux RND transporter periplasmic adaptor subunit — translated: MRNIGKSGGVLLVLTLMAACQPNSQSGPPPAGKAEVGYVTLQPTSVPRTVELPGRIVALATAEIRPQVAGIVRNVAFKEGSVVKAGDVLYELDDAKFKAAYDAAAATVKKTEAATFGAQTAFDRNEKLVESNAVSTQTVDDARSTLLQDQASEEAAKADLETARINLEHTTIRAPIGGIIGVSAVSVGALVTENQTDVLATIRQIDPINVDLVDTSANLLRIRDEVNTGQAGSGRKLDTPAAVTLKLENGKPYGTAGTLSLAEIVVSESTGTFNLRATFPNSQRVLLPGMFVEATIDLGTLNGAFLLPQLAVTRGDDGVATIYVISADNKAEAKSVTTVGTSGNSWIVTDGVSAGDRLIVDGFQKFSDGAEVVPVETTIGDDGVVKQTLKTENGK
- a CDS encoding 4Fe-4S binding protein — protein: MNKLVRGDDFVGPAVRSMSETIAIDSRSSFTRMLETLFVRWRRHFGWIQVLMFGVFLVVIGLPVVLPDPPAESGILTNPSLFLRYLLWGIWFPLVFLSVIALGRLWCGTLCPMGAASELANKYGLQRAIPGWIKWEGTPALSFIIMTLYGQTIGVRDHPEAAAGLFGGTMLLAIAIGGLYGRNKRVWCRHLCPIGRVLGLYSRLGAVQFTPKVRLSGGDAYTERGACPTMIDLPRKCESRHCIECFRCVNPKAAGSMRLELRRPGIEVEEIRDHRANPAEAWFLFLDTGVALGGFLWLVLPQYQSIRQSLGVWAVQNHIDWITRIGPSWLMSVHPARAETFMWLDFIMIVGFMLGTMALLTAVLASLTTVGAVIARRLGSDGSFGQVFTELGYQYAPVALMSLIIGLGAELLTPLRYTFVGMEGVHVIRGGLFLIGVVWSIWLGDRILRRQGLPLAKRWMPLVPGVAGSLFVGFGWWPAIFGL
- a CDS encoding efflux RND transporter permease subunit; the encoded protein is MSLSSPRNALASFFIARPVFAIVLAIATLLAGIMGIYSLSISQYPDIAPVSVSVSATYTGATAEAVENSVTKKIESAMTGLDSLLYMASSSTTGSSSIELTFANGIDPELAQVEVQNKLSRVESQLPTAVQDNGITVSRSASGILMIGNIISRDGRYTSDQLSDIMSSQIEDRIKRLDGVGAVKSFGSGYAMRIWLDPAALLKYQLLPSDVTDAVKAQNAQVAAGSIGAVPASKGQQLKASILAQSQMTSVDEFKRIILKTTADGSVVRLSDVARVEVGLETYGQQSSFNGMPSAGFGVQLASGANAIDTANLVHAELDSLKDSLPQGVEIAYSYETTPFVELSIEKVVETLIEAIILVFLVLLLFLQNIRATLIPMIAVPVVLLGTFGVLAALGYSINMLTMFAMVLAIGLLVDDAIVVVENVERVMREEKLSPREATEKSMGEITSALIGIALVLTAVFIPMAFFSGSVGVIYRQFSVTIASAMLLSVLVAIILTPTLSALMLKPSHDGVLHRWLGWFDRGFTRLTGGYSRTVGRLVVRPVRMFAVFLALIASAYVLYTRLPTSFLPEEDQGVLMTMITLPASANAARTQAVIDKVQDYYFNEEKDAVQSVFMTLGFSFSDSGENTAMGFVRLKDFDQRTDSRLSASAVAARASAKFRAIRDAEVFVVAPPAIQGLGQTSGFSMYLQDSGNKGRTALSDAANTLADKAMNNTSIANIRGNTRTLESQLKVNIDQHKAGALGIDLSGINNLITTVFAGSNVNDFVYHGDIKPVYVQGDTPFRMQPGDIDRWYARNKSDEMVPFSAFASTAWVKGSPSLARFNGTAAVALDGTAASGVSSGDAMTEAETLVADLGGGFSAAWSGLSYQERLAGSQEILLYAVSLVVVFLCLAALYESWSIPFSVLLAVPVGVFGALAFAELFGQSNDVYFKVGLLTTIGLTAKNAILIIEFAKNLMERGAGPVDAVVEAARLRLRPIIMTSLAFVLGVTPLARATGAGSAAQNAIGIGVMGGMIAATLLGVFFVPLFFVSIQRISGGRPKPSASVEHSESM